Sequence from the Candidatus Sulfotelmatobacter sp. genome:
TGGACGGCGACGAGCTGCGCCGCATCGCGACGCAGCTCGACCGCACGCCGACGCCGACCGAGCTGTTCGCGTTCGACGCGCAGTGGAGCGAGCATTGCTCCTACAAGTCGTCCCGCAACTTCTTGCGCAAGCTGCCGACGCAGGGACCGACCGTGCTGCTCGGGGTCGGCGAGGACGCCGGGATCGTGCGGCTGGGCGAGTGGCAGGGTGACGTCTACG
This genomic interval carries:
- a CDS encoding AIR synthase related protein, with translation MTAGVDTETIALARRLGVALDGDELRRIATQLDRTPTPTELFAFDAQWSEHCSYKSSRNFLRKLPTQGPTVLLGVGEDAGIVRLGEWQGDVYGVVVAHESHNHPSQVVPFEGAATGIGGIVRDVLCMGAEVI